A stretch of DNA from Longimicrobiaceae bacterium:
CATCGAGCCGTCGCCGCTGGCGCGGAGGTAGTCCCATGCCCCCTGCAGCGGCCCGCCCTCGTTGACGATGACCACCGCGGCGACCGGGCTGCCCGGGCCCCAGAGCTGGCCCAGGTCGTAGTTTGCGCTCCGCGCGGCGACCCCTTCCGGGGCGCCGAAGCGGAGCACGAGCACGGCGCCGCGGAGCTGCTCGGCGCTGAGCGCCCGCTGCGCCGGGTCGGCCTGGTAGCCGCCGAAGACGATGGGCCCCTCGCCCGCCGGGCGGGGCCGCGCGGGGACGTCGGTCAGCCTGCCGGAGAGGAGGAGGAGGTCGTCGCGCCCCAGGGCGGCCTCGCCGCCGCGGGTGCGGGCGGAAGCCTCCACCTGGTTGCCCTCGCGGACGAGGGGGACGCGGGCCAGGTACGTTCCGTCGTCGCCTGCCGGGCGGACGCCCATGCGCCGCAGCTCCGCCGCGATGTAGTCGGCGGCCATGCGCGCGCCCGGGGTCCCCGTCCCGCGTCCGAGCATGGAGTCGTGGGCGAGGATCTCCACTCGCTGGCGGAGGTCGTCGGCTGTGATCCGGGCACCGGTGTCGGCCGCGCCCATCGGGGTCGGGCCGGCCGTGCCGGCGGCGGGCGCGCCGGCGGCGCACCCGGCGAGCGCCAGGAGGGCGAGCAGGAGGGCGGTCCTGGGACCGCGCGAAGCCGTGGTTCGCAAGGTGTGGAGCTCCGGGATGATGGACAGGGATGCGGGGAGGCAGCGTGGCCTCCCCGCTACGGTGGTCCTACCTAGCGCGTCCAGACGTTGTTCCCGCGGTCGACGTCCGGGAACACCTGCTCCGGGTCGATCTCCACCCGGACCACCGGGGTGCCGCCCGGGACCCTGACCTGCGCCGAGCGGGCGCCGCCGAGCCAGGTCTCCACCGGGACCTCCAGGGTCACGGTTTCCCCGCTCTCGCGGGTGACGCGCAGGCGCGCCGGCATGGGAACGTTCCCCAGGTCCTGCACCTGGACGACGGTCTCCCCGTTCTGCGCCGTCACCGCGACCACTGCCTGGTCGAGCGTCCAGGTGGTGTGGAACCAGCTGCTCCAGAACCAGTCCAGGTCGCGCCCGGCCGCGGCCTCCATGGCGTTGAAGAAGTCCCAGGGCGTGGGGTGCTTGAAGGCCCAGGCGCGTATGAAGCCCTCGTACCCGCGCCGGAAGGCGTCCTCGCCGATGAGGCCGCGCAAGGCGAAGAGCACGGCGGAGGGCTTCATGTACGAGGCGATCCCGAACGCCGCGGTGCTGGTGTGGAAGTCGCTCCAGCGCATGATCTCACCCTCGCTCCCCTGGCGGGCGACGGTCAGGTACGCGTTCTGGTCTCCCTGCCAGGCCGGCTTCGGGCCGGGGAATCGCGCTGCGGAGGCCAGCGCCTCCGCGAAGCTGGTCAGCCCCTCGTCCATCCAGCCGTAGCGGGTCTCGTTGGTGCTGACGATGAGGGGGATCCACATGTGCAGCACCTCGTGCGCCGTGACGGCGTACAGCGGCGCGTCGGTGGGGGCGTTCATGGCGCTGATGATGGTCATCATGGGGTATTCCATCCCGCCCTTGATGATGCCCTGCGCCTCGACGGAGGTCATGTGCGGCCAGGGGTACGGGTACCCCGTGAGGTCCGCCGAGAACTCCACCGCTTCCTTCACGTACCGCGCCGCGTTGACCCACCTGAGCGCCGGGGCGCGGTAGAGCGCCTGGGCCAGCGTGTACTCCGGCTGGCCGTCGCCGTCGCGGTCGCCGGCGCGGGCGCGCACGACGTCCCAGAGCGACTGCCGGGCGGCGCCGAAGGCGAAGTCGCGCACGCTGTCGGCGCGGAAGTGCCAGCGGAGCCGGTCGCCGGGGACGTCGCGGGTGGCCCGCCCCGCCCCGAAGTCGGCGGCGGTGAGGACGTGCACCACCGAGTCGCTGGAGCGGGCGCGGCGGAGCCGCTCGATCACGGCCGGGGTGAGCACCTCCCCCTCGTTCTGCAGCGCGCCGGTGGCGGTGACCACCCACCCTTCCGGGGCGTCGAGGGTGACGTCGTAGCTGGCGAAGCCGGCGTAGAACTCGGCCAGGCCGCGGTGCTGGTCGGTGTGCCACCCGACCACGTCGTCGTACACCGCCACCTGCGGGTACCAGTACGCCAGGTAGAAGAGGTTGTCCTCGCTGATCCCGGACCGCCCGGCGAAGTCGCTGGAGACGGGGAAGCTCCAGTCCATTTCCAGGGGGAGGGCCTGGCCGGGGAGGAGCGGCCGCGGCAGGCGCACCACCATCGTGGTGCCCTCGACCGCGTAGCCGGCGCCCTGCCCCGCACCCTCCTGGAGCGTCTGCCCCTGTGTGGCGACACGGGCGAGGGTGACGCCGCCCACCGGGTCCGCCGCGATCTCGTTGCGGACGGCGTTGGGGGCGTTGTAGTTGGGATAAAGGTGGAGTACGACGCTGCGGAGCGTGTCCGGCGAGCGGTTGTGGTAGGTGATCCGCCCGCTCCCGGTGAGCTGCCTCCGCCCCGTGTCGAGCCGGGCCTCGATGCGATAGTCCGTCCACTGGGTCCAGTACCGCGGGCCGGGAACGCCGGCGAGGGTGCGGGTCCCGTTCTCCACGGCGCGGAGGAACCGGGGCGGCGCGACGACGGGGGGCGGGAGGGGGCGCTCCGGGGCCACGAGCGCGGCCGGCGGAGCGGGGCTGGGAACGCCACGCGGGGCGGCGCACGCCGGGATCAGGACGAGCAGGGCTGTGGCGGCGGTGAGCCTGCGCGACATTCGTCTCATCGGGTTCGGGGTCCGGGGCAAACTAGCCGTCGCGCGCGCGGCCCGGCAAGTCGGCCGGGACGACTACTCCGCTTTCCAGGACACGTTGCGCGTGGCGCGGGGATGAACGCCCAGCCGGCGGGCCCAGGCGCGGAACTCGCCGCCATGGTCCGGCTTCTTCCCGGAGGCGTGCTGCCAGAGGTGGATCATCTCGTGCCGGAGGGTCT
This window harbors:
- a CDS encoding M1 family metallopeptidase, yielding MSRRLTAATALLVLIPACAAPRGVPSPAPPAALVAPERPLPPPVVAPPRFLRAVENGTRTLAGVPGPRYWTQWTDYRIEARLDTGRRQLTGSGRITYHNRSPDTLRSVVLHLYPNYNAPNAVRNEIAADPVGGVTLARVATQGQTLQEGAGQGAGYAVEGTTMVVRLPRPLLPGQALPLEMDWSFPVSSDFAGRSGISEDNLFYLAYWYPQVAVYDDVVGWHTDQHRGLAEFYAGFASYDVTLDAPEGWVVTATGALQNEGEVLTPAVIERLRRARSSDSVVHVLTAADFGAGRATRDVPGDRLRWHFRADSVRDFAFGAARQSLWDVVRARAGDRDGDGQPEYTLAQALYRAPALRWVNAARYVKEAVEFSADLTGYPYPWPHMTSVEAQGIIKGGMEYPMMTIISAMNAPTDAPLYAVTAHEVLHMWIPLIVSTNETRYGWMDEGLTSFAEALASAARFPGPKPAWQGDQNAYLTVARQGSEGEIMRWSDFHTSTAAFGIASYMKPSAVLFALRGLIGEDAFRRGYEGFIRAWAFKHPTPWDFFNAMEAAAGRDLDWFWSSWFHTTWTLDQAVVAVTAQNGETVVQVQDLGNVPMPARLRVTRESGETVTLEVPVETWLGGARSAQVRVPGGTPVVRVEIDPEQVFPDVDRGNNVWTR